One Echeneis naucrates chromosome 1, fEcheNa1.1, whole genome shotgun sequence DNA segment encodes these proteins:
- the LOC115049505 gene encoding ladderlectin-like, whose protein sequence is MRLLMLHAQQKPFGSLLILIVFTSSVSAFFHFCLDGWQSFDGSCYFLANFPESWTNAESFCASYGGSLASVHDIWGYNFLQRMVKTGGHPFAWIGGYYFQGNWRWEDGSRFDYNRWETISSTDHFQCLQLNSQESKGWSNNDCGMPFPFVCQVKRVNC, encoded by the exons ATGAGACTTCTGATGCTGCATGCACAACAAAAGCCTTTTGGGAGTTTACTTATTCTTATTGTATTTACTTCATCGGTTTCagcttttttccatttctgcctTGACGGCTGGCAAAGTTTTGATGGCAGCTGCTACTTCTTAGCCAACTTTCCTGAGAGCTGGACAAATGCTGAG AGCTTTTGTGCTAGCTACGGTGGCAGTCTGGCCTCAGTCCACGACATCTGGGGGTACAACTTCCTCCAGCGTATGGTCAAGACGGGTGGCCACCCGTTTGCTTGGATTGGAGGTTACTACTTCCAG GGTAACTGGAGATGGGAAGACGGTTCACGGTTTGACTATAACAGGTGGGAAACCATAAGCTCCACTGACCACTTCCAGTGTCTGCAGCTCAATTCTCAAG AGTCCAAGGGGTGGTCCAACAATGACTGTGGCATGCCGTTCCCATTTGTGTGTCAGGTCAAGAGGGTGAACTGTTAA
- the LOC115049101 gene encoding ladderlectin-like has product MKTVLLLSVLLFAASAAPVEEKLKAPDAAVQAPEEKMAAPPAHEDEAAAPEARFNFCPDDWFSHGSRCFLFVNSPKSWYSAEEHCNNLGSNLASVSSPREYIFLQGLAKTASQTIAWLGGFNLQGRWMWIDREGFYYTNWYTQASVTSNPCIYLRSTTGWSNTQCSSSQRFICAKDPFKC; this is encoded by the exons ATGAAGACggtcctgctcctctctgtaCTGCTCTTTGCAGCATCTGCAG CTCCAgttgaagaaaaactgaaggcTCCAG ATGCAGCAGTCCAGGCGCCAGAGGAAAAGATGGCTGCTCCTCCTG cacatGAGGATGAAGCAGCAGCACCTGAGG ctcgGTTTAACTTCTGTCCAGACGACTGGTTTTCTCATGGCTCTCGCTGCTTCCTCTTTGTCAACAGCCCCAAGTCCTGGTACAGTGCCGAG GAACATTGCAACAACCTGGGGAGCAACTTGGCCTCAGTGTCCAGCCCCAGAGAGTACATCTTCCTGCAGGGGCTCGCAAAGACAGCGTCTCAGACCATCGCATGGCTGGGAGGCTTCAACCTGCAG gGCCGGTGGATGTGGATTGACCGTGAAGGTTTCTATTACACCAACTGGTACACCCAGGCCTCCGTCACAAGCAACCCCTGCATATACCTGCGCAGCACCA CTGGTTGGAGTAACACCCAGTGCAGCTCCAGTCAACGCTTCATCTGCGCCAAAGACCCATTCAAGTGTTAA